A single genomic interval of Microbacterium sp. LWO14-1.2 harbors:
- a CDS encoding APC family permease: MATKTKPLAQGGGTLRRNLGLWAIVGLGLGYMTPTVVFDTFGMVARDTNDVVPAAYLVALIVMVFTAISYGKIASAIPSAGSAYTYVRESIHPNLGFMVGWTSLIDYVLLPMVNCLIIKSYLEAMFPDVPAWIWVVLYCILVTSIIYMTMRGTSNLNMILLVFSIVVMVVFVVLVVAQLMRGEGAATILSVGAFLHDDVTMGAVLTGATIVCFSFIGFDAVTMYAEEAKDPKIMPKAILLTVLLGGGIFLVASYVSQLRFPDWNEFAPGGDMQFVEDSTLPIIGDLVGGDVFMAVLTAAGFCATLASGLASHASVSRMLLVMGRNNVLPQRAFGYINRRTHTPTFNIVLVGAISLLAIPFTLELIAAWINYGALIAFTFVNVSVIAWFAIRKGMRRTPREIFSYIVMPGIGMLLTGLLWVNLHPDALIGGITWTVLGLIYLAVITKGFRKKVVAFDENQAVTGYNKVVKVPVDER; the protein is encoded by the coding sequence ATGGCCACGAAGACCAAGCCGCTCGCGCAGGGAGGCGGAACCCTCCGACGCAACCTCGGACTGTGGGCGATCGTGGGACTCGGTCTCGGCTACATGACGCCCACCGTCGTGTTCGACACCTTCGGCATGGTCGCCCGCGACACGAACGACGTCGTCCCGGCCGCGTACCTCGTCGCGCTGATCGTCATGGTGTTCACCGCCATCAGCTACGGCAAGATCGCCAGCGCCATCCCGAGCGCCGGATCCGCCTACACCTACGTGCGCGAGTCGATCCATCCGAACCTCGGCTTCATGGTCGGCTGGACCTCGCTGATCGACTACGTGCTCCTGCCGATGGTGAACTGCCTCATCATCAAGAGCTACCTCGAGGCGATGTTCCCCGACGTCCCGGCCTGGATCTGGGTCGTGCTCTACTGCATCCTCGTCACGAGCATCATCTACATGACCATGCGCGGCACGTCGAACCTCAACATGATCCTGCTCGTGTTCTCGATCGTCGTCATGGTGGTGTTCGTGGTGCTCGTCGTCGCGCAGCTCATGCGCGGGGAGGGCGCGGCGACGATCCTCTCGGTCGGCGCCTTCCTGCACGACGACGTGACCATGGGAGCGGTGCTGACGGGCGCCACCATCGTCTGCTTCTCGTTCATCGGCTTCGACGCGGTGACGATGTACGCGGAGGAGGCGAAGGATCCGAAGATCATGCCCAAGGCGATCCTCCTCACGGTCCTCCTCGGCGGGGGGATCTTCCTCGTGGCCTCGTACGTGTCGCAGCTGCGGTTCCCCGACTGGAACGAGTTCGCCCCCGGCGGCGACATGCAGTTCGTCGAGGACTCGACCCTGCCGATCATCGGCGATCTCGTGGGCGGCGACGTCTTCATGGCGGTGCTCACCGCGGCTGGTTTCTGCGCGACTCTCGCGTCGGGTCTCGCCTCGCACGCCTCGGTCTCGCGCATGCTCCTCGTGATGGGGCGCAACAACGTGCTGCCGCAGCGCGCCTTCGGCTACATCAACCGCCGCACCCACACGCCGACGTTCAACATCGTGCTGGTGGGGGCGATCTCGCTGCTCGCGATCCCGTTCACGCTCGAGCTGATCGCCGCGTGGATCAACTACGGCGCGCTCATCGCGTTCACGTTCGTCAACGTCTCGGTGATCGCCTGGTTCGCCATCCGCAAGGGTATGCGCCGCACGCCGCGGGAGATCTTCTCGTACATCGTGATGCCGGGCATCGGCATGCTGCTCACGGGGCTGCTGTGGGTGAACCTGCACCCCGACGCGCTGATCGGCGGCATCACCTGGACGGTGCTCGGTCTCATCTACCTCGCGGTCATCACGAAGGGCTTCCGCAAGAAGGTGGTCGCGTTCGACGAGAACCAGGCGGTGACGGGCTACAACAAGGTCGTGAAGGTGCCGGTCGACGAGCGCTGA
- a CDS encoding aminotransferase, which yields MSAGTGLVRPDVTTGDAEAIARACYGIEATATELGSNQDRNFVLHEADGGRSVLRVDNPVFGDEARDAQHAALEAYRAAGVRVPAVLAGLDGRLTQRWQGFAVRRSEYAEGEPIVDEGYLAPVVLAEFGALAAASVSALADLQHPGLDREQMWDMRVAYDQVRALADAIDDDDLRRRVLSAADEAHTALAAVASDLPVQPIHGDLTDDNVTGVRGADSRLHPHVVLDLGDLGLGWRVAELAVCASSMLHHEPERPLRVLDTIVAFHERVLLQRAEARAVWPLIVLRAALLVASGWRQLAIDGANDYARERIATEQAIFDAATAVPLAEAVEHVLDRLGVVPAPDRPRATHGLLPDLAGGLVVVDAGVESAELDAGRWTDAAAETRLVAEAHARGAAVAVLPYGTFRLTRATVDAADPAATWPVEAELHVAPGRESRIIAPWAGDLQDDDAGLRLVADDGWVLELRGSGLRGSGLRGGPAGRLVGAGEQIATVAAAGDPAVLVIGVRRIGAPPHHGRGDAAALVTPDPVPAWRRLTADPAALLGIPSHAEHDEAGEELRRRERIFAEAQERYYERPPQIERGWRHHLIDTTGRTYVDMVNNVAGLGHAHPLVADAASRQLRTLATNSRFLFRDLAEYSERLIALMPEGSALDTVLLVNSGSEAVDLALRLAQAATARRTVVALREAYHGWTMASDAVTTSAYDNPFALETRPDWVHVADVPNRYRGAYRGDDTAHRYLADLDADLDRLAAEGRDVAAFLCESVLGNAGGVLLPDGYLAGAYERVRARGGLCIADEVQVGFGRMGSTFWGFEQSGVVPDIVTIAKPMGNGFPIGGVITSKRIADALSSQGQFFSSAGGSTLSCRVGIAVLDAMEADGLQSNAREIGARLADGFRELARRHPLIGPVHGAGLYLGVELVRDRETMEPADAEAAAICERMRELGVVVLTTSERSNVLKVKPPLCLTADSADHVLASLDRVLSEGW from the coding sequence GTGAGCGCTGGCACAGGCCTGGTGCGCCCGGACGTCACGACGGGGGATGCCGAGGCGATCGCCCGCGCGTGCTACGGCATCGAGGCGACGGCGACGGAGCTCGGCAGCAACCAGGACCGCAACTTCGTGCTGCACGAGGCCGACGGCGGACGCAGTGTGCTGCGGGTCGACAACCCCGTGTTCGGCGATGAGGCGCGCGATGCCCAGCACGCTGCGCTCGAGGCCTACCGCGCGGCGGGTGTGCGTGTGCCCGCGGTGCTCGCCGGGCTCGACGGTCGGCTGACCCAGCGCTGGCAGGGGTTCGCGGTGCGGCGCAGCGAGTACGCGGAGGGTGAGCCGATCGTCGATGAGGGCTACCTCGCCCCGGTCGTGCTCGCCGAGTTCGGCGCGCTCGCCGCGGCATCCGTCTCCGCGCTCGCCGATCTGCAGCATCCGGGACTCGACCGGGAGCAGATGTGGGACATGCGCGTCGCGTACGACCAGGTCCGCGCGCTCGCCGACGCGATCGACGACGACGACCTTCGGCGGCGCGTGCTGTCGGCGGCGGACGAGGCGCACACCGCGCTCGCCGCGGTGGCGTCCGACCTTCCTGTGCAGCCGATCCACGGCGACCTGACCGACGACAACGTGACAGGTGTCCGCGGAGCCGACTCCCGGCTGCATCCGCACGTCGTGCTCGACCTCGGCGACCTCGGACTCGGATGGCGGGTCGCGGAACTCGCCGTGTGCGCCTCGTCGATGCTGCACCACGAGCCGGAGCGTCCGCTGCGGGTGCTCGACACGATCGTCGCCTTCCACGAGCGTGTGCTGCTGCAGCGGGCGGAAGCACGGGCGGTGTGGCCGCTCATCGTGCTGCGAGCGGCGCTGCTCGTCGCCAGCGGGTGGCGGCAGCTCGCGATCGACGGCGCCAACGACTACGCGCGGGAGCGCATCGCGACGGAGCAGGCGATCTTCGACGCCGCCACGGCCGTGCCGCTCGCCGAGGCGGTCGAGCACGTGCTCGACCGACTGGGCGTCGTGCCTGCGCCCGACCGGCCGCGGGCGACCCACGGACTGCTTCCCGACCTCGCCGGCGGACTCGTCGTCGTCGATGCGGGCGTCGAATCGGCCGAGCTCGACGCAGGACGCTGGACGGATGCCGCGGCCGAGACCCGCCTCGTCGCCGAGGCGCACGCTCGGGGAGCCGCCGTGGCGGTGCTGCCGTACGGCACGTTCCGACTCACCCGTGCGACGGTCGACGCCGCCGATCCGGCGGCGACGTGGCCGGTCGAGGCCGAGCTGCACGTGGCCCCCGGACGGGAGTCGCGCATCATCGCTCCGTGGGCCGGCGACCTGCAGGACGACGACGCAGGCCTCCGCCTCGTCGCGGACGACGGGTGGGTGCTGGAACTGCGCGGCTCAGGACTGCGTGGCTCAGGATTGCGTGGCGGGCCCGCAGGCCGGCTCGTGGGAGCGGGCGAGCAGATCGCGACGGTCGCGGCGGCCGGGGACCCCGCCGTGCTCGTGATCGGAGTCCGGCGGATCGGCGCGCCTCCTCACCACGGTCGGGGCGACGCCGCGGCCCTCGTGACCCCCGACCCCGTGCCCGCGTGGCGGCGGCTCACTGCGGATCCGGCCGCGCTGCTCGGCATCCCCTCGCACGCCGAGCACGACGAAGCGGGGGAGGAGCTGCGTCGGAGAGAGCGCATCTTCGCCGAGGCGCAGGAACGGTATTACGAGCGTCCGCCGCAGATCGAGCGCGGCTGGCGCCACCACCTGATCGACACGACGGGCCGCACCTACGTCGACATGGTGAACAACGTCGCCGGACTCGGCCACGCGCACCCTCTCGTGGCGGACGCCGCGAGCCGTCAGCTGCGCACGCTCGCGACCAACTCGCGCTTCCTGTTCCGCGACCTCGCCGAGTACAGCGAGCGGCTCATCGCGCTGATGCCGGAGGGCAGTGCGCTCGACACGGTGCTGCTCGTCAACAGCGGCTCCGAGGCGGTCGATCTCGCCCTCCGGCTCGCGCAGGCCGCCACCGCGCGTCGGACGGTCGTCGCGCTCCGCGAGGCGTACCACGGGTGGACCATGGCGAGCGACGCGGTCACGACCAGCGCGTACGACAACCCCTTCGCGCTCGAGACGCGTCCCGACTGGGTGCACGTCGCCGACGTGCCCAACCGCTACCGCGGCGCCTATCGCGGCGACGACACGGCCCACCGCTACCTCGCGGACCTCGACGCCGACCTCGACCGACTCGCCGCCGAGGGGCGGGACGTCGCGGCCTTCCTCTGCGAATCCGTGCTCGGCAATGCCGGCGGCGTGCTGCTCCCCGACGGCTACCTCGCCGGAGCCTACGAACGCGTGCGTGCTCGCGGTGGGCTCTGCATCGCCGACGAGGTCCAGGTCGGGTTCGGACGCATGGGGTCGACGTTCTGGGGCTTCGAGCAGTCGGGCGTCGTGCCCGACATCGTCACGATCGCGAAGCCCATGGGCAACGGGTTCCCGATCGGCGGCGTCATCACCTCGAAGCGGATCGCCGACGCGCTCAGCAGCCAGGGGCAGTTCTTCTCGTCGGCGGGCGGCAGCACGCTCAGCTGCCGGGTGGGGATCGCCGTGCTCGACGCGATGGAGGCGGACGGGCTGCAGAGCAACGCCCGCGAGATCGGTGCTCGGCTGGCTGACGGGTTCCGGGAGCTCGCGCGACGGCATCCGCTGATCGGGCCCGTGCACGGCGCGGGCCTGTACCTCGGCGTGGAGCTGGTGCGCGACAGGGAGACGATGGAGCCGGCGGATGCCGAGGCCGCGGCGATCTGCGAACGGATGCGGGAGCTCGGGGTCGTCGTCCTCACGACATCGGAGCGGTCGAACGTGCTCAAGGTCAAGCCGCCGCTGTGCCTGACCGCGGACAGCGCCGACCACGTGCTCGCCTCGCTGGATCGGGTGCTCTCGGAAGGATGGTGA
- a CDS encoding gamma carbonic anhydrase family protein: MLYEHLGARPRIHDTAVIAPTAVISGDVQIGPGCQVLHGAVITAEGGPITIGEHVIVMENALIRATAANAVHIGPHTLIGTLASIAGATVGEEVFFASGARIFNGAIVGDRCEVRVNAIVHRRAVLPSGTVVPIGWVAVGDPVQLLSPDREDEIAAAQPELDFPGHVFGVDRDTPDLMVQLTERYGSSLARHARDVRVDGAAAGGE; the protein is encoded by the coding sequence ATGCTGTACGAGCACCTCGGGGCTCGGCCCCGGATCCACGACACCGCCGTCATCGCTCCGACCGCCGTGATCTCCGGCGACGTGCAGATCGGGCCCGGCTGCCAGGTCCTGCACGGCGCGGTCATCACGGCCGAGGGCGGACCGATCACGATCGGCGAGCACGTCATCGTGATGGAGAACGCCCTGATCAGGGCGACGGCGGCGAACGCCGTGCACATCGGGCCGCACACGCTGATCGGCACGCTCGCGAGCATCGCGGGCGCGACGGTGGGCGAAGAAGTCTTCTTCGCCTCCGGTGCGCGGATCTTCAACGGCGCGATCGTCGGCGACCGCTGCGAGGTGCGGGTCAATGCGATCGTGCACCGGCGGGCGGTGCTGCCGTCGGGCACCGTGGTGCCGATCGGCTGGGTGGCCGTCGGCGACCCCGTGCAGCTGCTCTCCCCGGATCGCGAAGACGAGATCGCCGCCGCGCAGCCCGAGCTCGACTTCCCCGGCCATGTGTTCGGGGTCGACCGCGACACCCCCGACCTCATGGTGCAGCTCACCGAGCGCTACGGCAGCTCGCTGGCCAGGCACGCCCGGGACGTGCGTGTCGACGGTGCAGCGGCGGGTGGGGAGTGA
- a CDS encoding SDR family oxidoreductase yields MHASPLPLRGKTALVTGVSRLRGIGFATAVRLASLGANVVTHHYRPHDIDQPWGADDLDAVRAEIADALAPGAAMSDHHADLRDPATIEPLLDAASALTGRLDILVCNQALTGGDGSIFDMTPDRLDAHWQTNARASLLLTAGLARRRRTERGGSHVDVARPGDRVADLGPFDAPTGHVIWMTSGQGHGAMVGEIAYATSKAALAGITRSVARELLDVGIVLNTVNPGPVNTGYLDPDTTDRDLSGVAEWISAQPFGRVGRPSDPASLIGWLCTPDGSWVVGQVLTSDGGFSL; encoded by the coding sequence ATGCACGCTTCCCCTCTTCCCCTGCGCGGCAAGACCGCCCTCGTGACCGGCGTCTCGCGCCTCCGCGGCATCGGCTTCGCGACCGCCGTGCGCCTCGCGTCTCTCGGCGCGAACGTCGTGACCCACCATTACCGTCCGCACGACATCGACCAGCCGTGGGGCGCCGACGACCTCGACGCTGTGCGCGCGGAGATCGCCGACGCCCTCGCTCCCGGTGCCGCGATGAGCGATCACCACGCCGATCTGCGCGATCCGGCGACGATCGAGCCACTGCTCGACGCAGCATCCGCCCTGACGGGTCGTCTCGACATCCTCGTGTGCAATCAGGCTCTGACCGGAGGGGACGGCTCGATCTTCGACATGACGCCCGACCGGCTCGACGCCCACTGGCAGACCAACGCCCGCGCGTCGCTCCTGCTGACCGCGGGGCTCGCGCGGCGGCGGCGGACCGAACGGGGCGGCTCGCACGTCGATGTCGCACGGCCCGGCGACCGCGTTGCGGACCTCGGACCGTTCGACGCACCGACAGGCCACGTGATCTGGATGACCTCCGGTCAGGGACACGGCGCGATGGTCGGCGAGATCGCCTATGCGACGAGCAAGGCGGCGCTCGCCGGCATCACCCGGTCGGTCGCGAGGGAGCTGCTCGACGTCGGCATCGTGCTGAACACCGTCAACCCCGGTCCGGTGAACACGGGGTACCTCGATCCGGACACCACCGACCGCGATCTGTCAGGTGTCGCCGAATGGATCAGCGCGCAGCCGTTCGGTCGAGTGGGACGCCCCTCCGACCCCGCGAGCCTGATCGGCTGGCTCTGCACCCCGGACGGCTCCTGGGTGGTCGGTCAGGTGCTCACATCGGACGGCGGGTTCTCGCTCTGA
- the mfd gene encoding transcription-repair coupling factor, translated as MTVPGILRALEEASLYRDALRWAQTDADLGLVDGLDAPALAGLLDKRRAAGQPASLLAVVPTGRRAESLSQAVAAYLPEAEVVTFPAWETLPHERLSPSPDTVGQRLQTLRRIAEWSGERPLVVVASVRAALQPIAGNLGDIVPLELSVGTRGYELDHVAEQLVERAYSRVDMVSRRGEFAVRGGILDVFPPTSEHPFRVEFFGDEVDQIRAFSVADQRSLPGDVALVDLPPSRELLLTQDVRDRARALIGGFPAIAGMLEKMAEGIPVEGMESLLPAVAGPLKSLVEYLPEGTATAVVDPERSSARAITLGETNREFLDAAWSAATSGASAPIDLGAGDFLTIARLREVVRERGGVWWRLSPFAMGGEDAETIDAAVIPSFHGNVDGAISFVEAKVSDGWRVVVIATGPGLVDRARDVLSDRGIAARVVEQLTELPDTGVATLVTGSVESGFQIADAKLAVLTDNEFYGRTIGGDQRVVKKLASRRKNVVDPLQLKQGDFVVHNTHGIGRFVEMTKREVSTGGRNATKSTRDYLVLEYAPSKRGYPGDKLFVPTDQLDLLSKYVGGEAPTLSKMGGSDWAQAKGKARKAVRDIAVELVKLYSARMSAKGHAFGPDTPWQRELEEAFPFAETHDQLQTIDEIKADMERPIPMDRLLSGDVGFGKTEVAVRAAFKAIQDGKQVAMLVPTTLLVKQHLETFTERFAGFPVKVRPLSRFQTDKEARLTLEGLLDGTVDMVIGTHRILTDQVMFKDLGLMIIDEEQRFGVEHKDALKKMKTNVDILAMSATPIPRTLEMAVTGIREMSTLATPPEDRHPILSFVGPRSDKQIAAAIRREILREGQVFFVHNRVQSIQRVAAQLAELVPEARFAVAHGQMGEHQLEQVVDDFWERKFDVLVSTTIIETGLDISNANTIIIDRADKYGLSQLHQLRGRVGRGRERAYAYFLYDDMKPLSETAADRLQTIAVNNDLGSGMQVALKDLELRGAGNMLGAEQAGHIAGVGFDLYLRMIGEAVATFRGDEVESGQELRLELPLDARIPEHYIDSERLRLEAYQKLSAASAATAKDDAIDLVIDELTDRYGTPPEEVEGLIAVARLRRRAARAGLADVVVMGSNLRIAPARLEDSIKVRLQRLYPKAKLVAGGEALVVPMPTVPAAVGVGLESLPDAELLEWVGQLFTAIFPEPVKAE; from the coding sequence GTGACTGTTCCGGGGATTCTGCGCGCCTTGGAAGAGGCGTCTCTGTATCGTGACGCCCTCCGCTGGGCGCAGACCGACGCCGACCTCGGACTGGTCGACGGGCTCGACGCGCCCGCGCTCGCCGGGCTGCTCGACAAGCGCCGTGCCGCGGGGCAGCCGGCGTCGCTGCTCGCCGTCGTCCCGACGGGGCGCCGCGCCGAATCGCTGTCGCAGGCTGTCGCCGCCTACCTGCCCGAGGCCGAGGTCGTCACCTTCCCCGCGTGGGAGACGCTGCCGCATGAGCGGCTCAGCCCCAGCCCCGACACGGTCGGCCAGCGATTGCAGACCCTGCGCCGCATCGCCGAGTGGTCGGGGGAGCGCCCGCTCGTCGTCGTGGCGTCGGTGCGGGCGGCCCTGCAGCCCATCGCCGGCAACCTCGGCGACATCGTGCCGCTCGAGCTCTCCGTCGGCACCCGCGGGTACGAGCTCGACCACGTCGCCGAGCAGCTCGTCGAGCGCGCCTACTCCCGGGTCGACATGGTGTCGCGCCGCGGCGAGTTCGCGGTGCGCGGCGGCATCCTCGACGTCTTCCCGCCGACCTCCGAGCACCCGTTCCGCGTCGAGTTCTTCGGCGACGAGGTCGACCAGATCCGTGCGTTCTCGGTCGCCGACCAGCGTTCCCTCCCCGGCGACGTCGCCCTCGTCGACCTCCCGCCGAGCCGCGAGCTGCTGCTCACGCAGGACGTGCGCGACCGTGCGCGTGCTCTGATCGGCGGCTTCCCCGCGATCGCCGGGATGCTCGAGAAGATGGCGGAGGGCATCCCCGTCGAGGGGATGGAGTCGCTGCTGCCCGCCGTGGCCGGACCGCTGAAGTCGCTCGTCGAGTACCTGCCCGAGGGCACCGCGACCGCGGTCGTCGATCCCGAGCGCTCCAGCGCCCGCGCTATCACGCTCGGCGAGACGAACCGCGAGTTCCTCGATGCCGCGTGGAGCGCCGCGACGTCGGGCGCGTCCGCTCCCATCGACCTCGGAGCCGGCGACTTCCTCACGATCGCGCGGCTGCGCGAGGTCGTGCGCGAGCGCGGCGGCGTCTGGTGGCGCCTCAGTCCCTTCGCGATGGGGGGAGAGGATGCCGAGACGATCGATGCGGCTGTCATCCCGTCATTCCACGGCAACGTCGACGGCGCGATCTCGTTCGTCGAGGCGAAGGTGTCGGACGGCTGGCGCGTCGTCGTGATCGCGACCGGTCCCGGTCTCGTCGACCGGGCGCGCGACGTGCTGTCCGACCGGGGCATCGCCGCCCGGGTCGTCGAGCAGCTGACCGAGCTTCCCGACACCGGGGTCGCCACGCTCGTGACGGGATCCGTGGAGTCCGGGTTCCAGATCGCCGACGCCAAGCTCGCCGTCCTCACCGACAACGAGTTCTACGGACGCACGATCGGCGGCGACCAGCGCGTCGTGAAGAAGCTCGCCTCGCGGCGCAAGAACGTCGTCGATCCTCTTCAGCTCAAGCAGGGCGACTTCGTCGTGCACAACACGCACGGCATCGGCCGCTTCGTCGAGATGACCAAGCGCGAGGTGTCGACGGGCGGACGCAACGCGACCAAGTCGACGCGCGACTACCTCGTGCTCGAATACGCGCCGTCGAAGCGCGGCTACCCGGGCGACAAGCTGTTCGTGCCGACGGACCAGCTCGACCTGCTGTCGAAGTACGTGGGCGGCGAGGCGCCGACCCTGTCGAAGATGGGCGGCAGCGACTGGGCGCAGGCGAAGGGCAAGGCGCGCAAGGCCGTGCGCGACATCGCCGTCGAGCTCGTCAAGCTCTACTCGGCGCGCATGAGCGCCAAGGGCCACGCCTTCGGCCCCGACACCCCGTGGCAGCGGGAGCTCGAAGAGGCGTTCCCGTTCGCCGAGACGCACGACCAGCTGCAGACCATCGACGAGATCAAGGCCGACATGGAGCGGCCCATCCCCATGGACCGCCTGCTGTCGGGCGACGTCGGCTTCGGCAAGACCGAGGTCGCCGTACGAGCGGCGTTCAAGGCGATCCAGGACGGCAAGCAGGTCGCGATGCTCGTGCCGACCACCCTGCTCGTCAAGCAGCACCTCGAGACGTTCACGGAGCGGTTCGCGGGCTTCCCGGTCAAGGTGCGGCCGCTGTCGCGCTTCCAGACCGACAAGGAGGCGCGGCTGACGCTCGAGGGGCTGCTCGACGGCACGGTCGACATGGTCATCGGCACGCACCGCATCCTCACCGACCAGGTGATGTTCAAGGACCTCGGCCTCATGATCATCGACGAGGAGCAGCGGTTCGGTGTCGAGCACAAGGACGCGCTCAAGAAGATGAAGACGAACGTCGACATCCTCGCGATGAGCGCCACCCCGATCCCGCGCACCCTCGAGATGGCCGTCACGGGCATCCGCGAGATGTCGACCCTCGCGACGCCGCCGGAGGACCGGCATCCGATCCTCTCGTTCGTCGGCCCCCGCAGCGACAAGCAGATCGCCGCCGCCATCCGTCGCGAGATCCTGCGCGAGGGTCAGGTGTTCTTCGTGCACAACCGCGTGCAGTCGATCCAGCGGGTCGCCGCGCAGCTCGCGGAGCTCGTGCCGGAGGCTCGCTTCGCCGTCGCTCACGGGCAGATGGGAGAGCACCAGCTCGAGCAGGTCGTCGACGACTTCTGGGAGCGCAAGTTCGACGTGCTCGTGTCGACGACGATCATCGAGACCGGCCTCGACATCTCCAACGCGAACACGATCATCATCGACCGTGCCGACAAGTACGGCCTGAGCCAGCTGCACCAGCTCCGCGGACGCGTGGGCCGCGGACGTGAGCGCGCCTACGCGTACTTCCTCTACGACGACATGAAGCCGCTCTCCGAGACAGCGGCCGATCGGCTGCAGACCATCGCCGTGAACAACGATCTCGGTTCGGGTATGCAGGTCGCCCTGAAGGACCTCGAGCTGCGCGGAGCGGGCAACATGCTCGGCGCCGAGCAGGCCGGGCACATCGCCGGCGTCGGATTCGACCTCTACCTGCGGATGATCGGCGAGGCCGTCGCGACGTTCCGCGGCGACGAGGTCGAGAGCGGGCAGGAGCTGCGGCTGGAACTGCCGCTCGACGCCCGCATCCCCGAGCACTACATCGACAGCGAGCGCCTGCGGCTGGAGGCGTACCAGAAGCTCTCCGCCGCCTCTGCCGCGACCGCCAAGGACGACGCGATCGACCTCGTGATCGACGAGCTCACCGATCGCTACGGCACGCCTCCCGAGGAGGTCGAGGGTCTGATCGCCGTCGCCCGGCTGCGGCGCCGCGCCGCACGAGCCGGTCTCGCCGACGTCGTGGTCATGGGGTCGAACCTGCGCATCGCGCCGGCACGCCTCGAGGACTCGATCAAGGTGCGTCTGCAGCGGCTCTACCCCAAGGCCAAGCTCGTGGCGGGCGGCGAGGCGCTGGTCGTGCCGATGCCGACCGTGCCGGCCGCGGTCGGCGTGGGCCTCGAGTCCCTGCCCGACGCGGAACTGCTCGAGTGGGTCGGCCAGCTGTTCACGGCGATCTTCCCGGAGCCCGTCAAGGCCGAGTGA
- a CDS encoding GNAT family protein, whose amino-acid sequence MEPVTLTTDRLVLRAPDASDVDAITDACQDPDIQTWTTVPSPYSRSDAEEFVRLVSAWWADGSETVWAVRADGILVGMIGLHDIASHRAGGRAELGFWATPAARGRGYVSEAATAVVDWGFRELGLARVEWRAVAGNVASAKTARALGFRYEGLLRQAFASGDRREDSWIAGLLRDDDRTPVPWPMLD is encoded by the coding sequence ATGGAACCGGTCACCCTCACCACCGATCGCCTCGTGCTGCGCGCTCCGGACGCCTCCGACGTCGACGCGATCACCGACGCGTGCCAGGATCCGGACATCCAGACGTGGACGACGGTGCCGAGCCCGTATTCACGCTCGGATGCCGAGGAGTTCGTCCGTCTTGTGAGCGCGTGGTGGGCTGACGGGAGCGAGACGGTGTGGGCGGTGCGAGCCGACGGCATCCTCGTCGGGATGATCGGTCTTCACGACATCGCCTCGCATCGTGCAGGAGGTCGTGCCGAACTCGGGTTCTGGGCCACGCCTGCGGCACGGGGCAGAGGCTACGTCTCGGAGGCGGCGACCGCCGTCGTGGACTGGGGCTTCCGAGAGCTCGGTCTGGCCCGCGTCGAATGGCGCGCGGTCGCCGGCAACGTGGCCTCGGCGAAGACCGCGCGCGCACTGGGTTTCCGTTACGAGGGCCTCCTGCGACAGGCCTTCGCGAGCGGCGACCGGCGCGAGGACAGCTGGATCGCGGGCCTCCTCCGTGACGACGACCGCACCCCGGTGCCGTGGCCCATGCTGGACTGA
- a CDS encoding DNA-formamidopyrimidine glycosylase family protein, whose protein sequence is MPEMPEVQGLTTFLADRVVGRTITRTSVGAIAALKTYDPPNTALHGAEITAATRRGKFVVLSAGDDLHLVFHLAKAGWLRWYELLPTTLIKPGKSPIALRVAFDDDSGFDLTEAGTKKSLAVYVVRDPDQVPGIERLGPDPLDADFTREAFGDVLTGRRMQIKGLLRDQGVIAGIGNAYSDEILHAAKMSPYAIADKLTDDEVDRLYAAMQSTLTDAVAQASGKPPADLKDAKRRGMQVHARRGETCPVCGDTVRSVFFADRSLEYCPTCQTGGKILADRRLSRLLK, encoded by the coding sequence ATGCCGGAGATGCCGGAAGTACAGGGCCTGACGACCTTCCTCGCCGACCGCGTGGTGGGGCGCACGATCACGCGAACGAGCGTCGGGGCGATCGCCGCGCTCAAGACCTACGATCCGCCGAACACGGCGCTGCACGGTGCCGAGATCACCGCGGCGACGCGGCGGGGCAAATTCGTCGTGCTGTCGGCGGGCGACGACCTGCATCTGGTCTTCCACCTCGCGAAGGCCGGATGGCTGCGCTGGTACGAGCTGCTTCCGACGACGCTCATCAAGCCGGGCAAGTCGCCGATCGCCCTGCGTGTGGCGTTCGACGACGACAGCGGGTTCGACCTCACCGAGGCGGGCACGAAGAAGTCGCTCGCCGTCTACGTCGTGCGCGACCCCGACCAGGTCCCGGGCATCGAACGGCTGGGGCCCGACCCCCTCGATGCCGACTTCACCCGTGAGGCCTTCGGCGACGTGCTCACCGGGCGACGGATGCAGATCAAGGGCCTCCTCCGCGACCAGGGCGTGATCGCCGGGATCGGCAACGCCTACTCCGACGAGATCCTGCACGCGGCGAAGATGTCGCCGTATGCGATCGCCGACAAGCTCACCGACGACGAGGTCGATCGCCTCTACGCGGCGATGCAGTCGACGTTGACGGATGCCGTGGCGCAGGCGTCGGGCAAACCGCCGGCCGATCTCAAGGATGCGAAGCGGCGAGGGATGCAGGTGCACGCCCGTCGCGGTGAGACCTGCCCCGTCTGCGGGGACACCGTGCGGAGCGTGTTCTTCGCCGATCGCTCCCTCGAGTACTGCCCGACCTGCCAGACCGGCGGCAAGATCCTCGCCGACCGGCGGCTCTCCCGTCTGCTGAAATGA